A section of the Pseudomonas fluorescens genome encodes:
- a CDS encoding M48 family metalloprotease, with translation MTLLRPTLLTLACLLASPGFADDLPSLGDASSAIVSPQQEHQLGRAWLAFLRGQVSVLNDPQLKDYVETSVYKLVETSQVNDRRLEFILINSPQLNAFAAPGGIVGVNGGLFLNAQTEGEYASVMAHELAHLSQRHFARGVEAQQRMQIPMMAALLGGIIAAAAGAGDAGIAAIAGSQAAAIQEQRRFSRQNEQEADRIGILNMVKAGYDPRSMPTMFERLMRQYRFDAKPPEFLLTHPVTESRIADTRNRAEQAKTGGTEDSLRYQLIRARVQLFYEDTPGLAAKRFRAQLDENPKSDVARYGLAIAQIKGTQLNEARETLKPLLVKAPNDITYNLAQIELDITNNRMPDAQQRTDRMLTQYPGNYPLNQVRVDLLLKQNRTADAEKALEGLLKSRSDDPDVWYQVAETRGLSGNIIGLHQARAEYFALVGDFQQAIQQLDFAKRRAGSNFPLSSRIDARQRELIEQERIVKGMMS, from the coding sequence ATGACTTTATTGCGCCCTACCCTGCTGACGCTGGCTTGCCTGCTTGCCTCTCCAGGCTTCGCTGACGATCTGCCGTCACTTGGCGACGCCAGTTCTGCCATTGTCTCGCCACAGCAGGAACATCAACTGGGCCGGGCCTGGCTGGCATTCCTGCGCGGCCAGGTGTCGGTCCTCAACGACCCGCAGCTCAAGGATTACGTCGAAACCAGCGTTTACAAGCTGGTAGAGACCAGCCAGGTCAATGACCGGCGCCTGGAGTTCATCCTGATCAACAGCCCGCAACTCAACGCGTTTGCCGCGCCGGGCGGGATTGTCGGGGTCAACGGCGGCCTGTTCCTCAACGCTCAGACCGAAGGCGAATATGCCTCGGTCATGGCCCACGAATTGGCGCACTTGTCCCAGCGTCACTTCGCCCGTGGTGTGGAAGCCCAGCAACGGATGCAGATCCCGATGATGGCCGCCCTGCTCGGCGGGATTATTGCCGCCGCCGCCGGCGCCGGGGATGCCGGGATTGCCGCGATTGCCGGCAGCCAGGCCGCTGCAATCCAGGAACAGCGGCGCTTTTCCCGACAAAACGAGCAAGAGGCCGACCGCATCGGCATCCTCAATATGGTCAAGGCCGGCTACGATCCGCGCTCCATGCCGACCATGTTCGAGCGCCTGATGCGCCAGTACCGCTTCGATGCCAAGCCACCGGAGTTCTTGCTGACACACCCGGTCACCGAATCGCGGATCGCCGACACCCGCAACCGCGCCGAACAGGCCAAGACTGGCGGTACAGAAGACAGCCTTCGCTATCAACTGATACGCGCCCGGGTCCAGTTGTTTTACGAAGACACGCCCGGGTTGGCCGCCAAGCGCTTCCGTGCCCAGTTGGATGAGAACCCAAAAAGCGATGTAGCACGCTATGGCCTGGCCATCGCCCAGATCAAGGGTACCCAGCTCAATGAGGCGCGGGAAACCCTCAAGCCGCTGCTGGTCAAGGCCCCCAACGACATCACCTACAACCTGGCGCAGATCGAACTGGATATCACCAACAACCGCATGCCCGACGCACAGCAACGCACCGACCGCATGCTGACCCAGTACCCCGGCAACTACCCGTTGAACCAGGTGCGCGTGGACCTGCTACTCAAGCAGAACCGCACCGCTGACGCAGAAAAAGCCCTGGAAGGCTTGCTCAAGTCGCGCTCCGACGATCCGGATGTGTGGTATCAGGTGGCCGAGACCCGCGGTCTGTCCGGCAATATTATCGGCCTGCATCAAGCCCGCGCAGAATACTTCGCGCTGGTCGGCGACTTCCAGCAGGCCATCCAGCAATTGGACTTTGCCAAGCGCCGGGCCGGCAGCAATTTCCCGCTGTCTTCACGCATCGATGCCCGCCAGCGTGAGTTGATCGAACAGGAACGCATCGTCAAAGGCATGATGAGCTAA
- a CDS encoding sulfurtransferase TusA family protein: MTDAVNHDAELDASGLNCPLPLLKAKMELNRLASGAVLKVIATDAGSQRDFRTFARLAGHVLLHEEADNGVYRYWLRKA; the protein is encoded by the coding sequence ATGACCGATGCTGTAAACCACGACGCCGAGCTCGATGCCAGCGGCCTGAACTGCCCGTTGCCACTGCTCAAGGCCAAGATGGAACTCAATCGGCTGGCCAGCGGTGCGGTGCTCAAGGTGATCGCTACGGATGCGGGTTCCCAGCGGGACTTTCGCACGTTTGCCAGGTTGGCGGGGCACGTGCTGTTGCACGAGGAGGCCGATAACGGCGTCTATCGCTACTGGTTGCGTAAGGCCTGA
- a CDS encoding peroxiredoxin, producing the protein MAVVIDKPVADFQAQATSGQTFSLAGLKGKQVVIYFYPKDSTPGCTTEGQGFRDQHAAFQAANTEVFGVSRDSVKSHENFKAKQAFPFELISDKDEAVCQLFDVIKLKKLYGKEYMGVDRSTFLIDKKGVLRQEWRGVKVPGHVDAVLAAAQALDKA; encoded by the coding sequence ATGGCGGTAGTCATCGACAAACCGGTCGCCGATTTCCAAGCCCAGGCGACCAGCGGGCAGACGTTCAGCCTCGCGGGACTCAAGGGCAAGCAAGTGGTGATCTACTTCTACCCTAAAGACAGCACGCCCGGCTGCACCACCGAAGGCCAGGGTTTTCGCGATCAACATGCCGCGTTCCAGGCTGCGAACACCGAGGTATTCGGGGTGTCCCGGGACAGCGTGAAGTCCCACGAGAACTTCAAGGCCAAGCAGGCCTTCCCCTTCGAGCTGATCAGCGACAAGGATGAAGCGGTTTGCCAGCTGTTTGATGTGATCAAGCTGAAGAAACTGTACGGCAAGGAATATATGGGGGTGGATCGCAGCACCTTCCTGATCGACAAGAAGGGTGTGCTGCGCCAGGAATGGCGCGGTGTGAAGGTGCCGGGGCATGTGGATGCGGTATTGGCTGCGGCGCAGGCGCTGGACAAGGCTTGA
- a CDS encoding glycine cleavage system protein R, with protein MSTPTVREQFLVISALGANPMELTNVLCRASHENRCAVVTSRLTRHGECSALVLQISGSWDALARLEAGLPTLAKKHDFTVNVVRSAALENRPQALPYVAYVSSAYRSDIVNELCQFFIDHNVELENLTCDTYQAPQTGGTMLNATFTVTLPAGVQISWLRDQFLDFADALNLDALIEPWRPQNPM; from the coding sequence ATGTCCACCCCCACAGTCCGCGAACAATTCCTTGTTATCAGTGCCCTTGGCGCCAACCCCATGGAGCTGACTAACGTCCTGTGCCGTGCCAGCCATGAGAACCGCTGCGCCGTCGTGACCTCACGCCTGACTCGCCATGGCGAGTGCAGTGCGCTGGTCCTGCAGATTTCCGGGAGCTGGGATGCCCTGGCGCGCCTGGAGGCCGGCTTGCCGACCCTGGCCAAGAAGCACGACTTCACTGTCAACGTGGTGCGCAGTGCGGCGCTGGAAAACCGCCCCCAGGCATTGCCGTATGTGGCCTACGTCAGCTCGGCCTACCGTTCGGACATCGTCAATGAACTGTGCCAGTTCTTTATCGACCATAACGTCGAGCTGGAAAACCTGACCTGCGATACCTACCAGGCCCCGCAGACTGGTGGCACGATGCTTAACGCCACCTTTACCGTGACCTTGCCGGCCGGTGTGCAGATCAGTTGGCTGCGTGACCAGTTCCTGGATTTCGCCGATGCACTGAACCTGGATGCACTGATCGAACCGTGGCGCCCACAGAATCCAATGTAA
- the dapA gene encoding 4-hydroxy-tetrahydrodipicolinate synthase, with amino-acid sequence MIAGSMVALVTPMDAQGNLDWDSLGKLVDFHLQEGTNAIVAVGTTGESATLDVEEHIEVIEFVVKRVAGRIAVIAGTGANSTREAIELTKNAKKAGADACLLVTPYYNKPTQEGLYQHFKAIAEAVDIPQILYNVPGRTACDMQAATVIRLSTVPNIIGIKEATGDLQRAKDILAGVSSDFLLYSGDDATAVELILLGGKGNISVTANVAPRAMSELCAAAIAGDAVKARAIHEQLMPLNKTLFIESNPIPVKWALHEMGLMPDGIRLPLTQLSPACHEPLRQALRQSGVLV; translated from the coding sequence ATGATTGCGGGCAGTATGGTGGCACTGGTCACACCCATGGATGCACAAGGTAATCTCGACTGGGACAGCCTGGGCAAACTGGTGGACTTTCACCTGCAAGAAGGCACCAACGCCATTGTGGCCGTAGGCACCACGGGTGAGTCGGCCACGCTTGATGTGGAAGAGCACATCGAGGTGATCGAGTTTGTGGTCAAGCGCGTTGCAGGGCGTATCGCGGTGATCGCCGGGACGGGCGCCAACTCGACGCGCGAAGCGATCGAGCTGACCAAGAACGCCAAGAAAGCCGGCGCCGATGCCTGCCTGCTGGTGACGCCGTATTACAACAAGCCGACCCAGGAAGGCTTGTACCAGCACTTCAAGGCCATCGCCGAAGCCGTCGACATCCCGCAGATCCTCTACAACGTGCCGGGTCGCACGGCATGCGACATGCAGGCCGCGACTGTGATCCGCCTGTCTACCGTGCCGAATATCATCGGTATCAAGGAAGCCACGGGCGACCTGCAGCGCGCCAAGGACATCCTGGCCGGCGTGAGCAGCGACTTCCTGTTGTACTCCGGCGACGACGCCACGGCCGTGGAACTGATCCTGCTGGGTGGCAAAGGCAATATCTCGGTAACCGCCAATGTGGCCCCGCGCGCCATGAGCGAGCTGTGTGCCGCAGCCATCGCCGGTGATGCCGTCAAGGCCCGGGCGATCCATGAGCAACTGATGCCGCTCAACAAGACCTTGTTTATCGAATCCAATCCTATTCCCGTGAAATGGGCGCTGCATGAAATGGGCCTGATGCCGGACGGTATCCGTCTGCCGCTCACCCAACTCAGCCCAGCCTGTCACGAACCGCTGCGACAGGCCCTGCGCCAGTCCGGCGTCCTGGTTTAA